CGCAGGCAAGGCCTGACAATTACTCGTAGCCCATCGTGGATTAAGGCATCGCAGGAGTGTTTTTGCCAAAGATGTACCAACGCAAGGGGTACTGTCAGCCCTACCTTTCCGAGTCTCCGAAACTCATCTCCTAACCAGGTTTCGTAAACTTTGATTGGTAGACGATTTTCGTAAACTCAATACACGCCGTGGAAGACGATTCTAAGCCCTCACGGGAATGGCAGGCCGTTAATTTTGCGGTTCAGGGAAAGGAGCCATTAATCATAACGGAGCCATACATAGAGGATGATGGCAAAATAGTTGAGCAGTGCCCACGCCACGGCAAAGGTCCGGTCTTGGACTTGCTGGTGGCTTCGGGAGGCAACAAACCGCTTGACAATGGCCACATAGCGGTCGTGGCGAATAAAGTACTGATAGTAGCCAACTAACAGCAGGGCACCCCCGGCGACCGCAATCCCAGGATGAACGATTAGGCGAAAGAAGTGCCCTGAAGCAAAAAGCAGGGTGAGCAAAAGGCAGTAGTTGCTGCTGGCCATGATAACCGTTGCCTTCGCCTCGGGAAAGTCGTCTTTCCGCAACCAGCCGAAGAGCAGGTAGTGGCAATAAAAGACGTAGTCAATGAAGGGCATCTGGCGTTGTTACTGGTCGTGAAAGTACCGCTGCGCCCTTCAATAAATCGGTTAGTTACTTAAAGCCTCGGTCCTGCTAAAGGGCCGGGGCTTTTTTGTGCCTGGAAGCCCGGGCCGCCAACGTGCTGCCGTCCGGTTCCTCGCCGGACTACCGGCCCCTTTTCCGCCGCGCCGAAAGCAGCCAGATGCCGCCGGCCAGCAGCGCCAACGCGGCCCCCCGACGGCGGCTTTGGCCAACGCCGGTGCCGGCACGGCGGGTCTCGCCCGGGCAATGGACGCGTCGGTGAAGGGCTGCCGGTTGGTGACGGCCAGAATCAGGCGCGTGGCTTCGGCGGGTTGGTCCCACTGTGGAAAGTGGCCGCAGTGCTCAAACCAATACAGGCGGGCGTCGGGGAATTTCGCCAGCGCCCGTTTCGACTGGCTCGGCAAACACACCCGGTCCTGCCGGCCCCAGCCGATGAGCAGGGGCCCGGGGATGCTGCCCTTCGCCGCGCCCTGCTGCGCTTCGCCGTGCGCCAGCTGGTCGAGCAACTCGTCGAAGGCGGGCGAGTGGGCGAAGGTGTACATCTCGTCGCGGGCCTGCTGCGCATCCACGGCCCAGGGGCGGGCGGAAAACTGCGGCAACAGCACCGTGCGGCCCACCGCCGAGCTGGCCAGGGCGGGCATCACCGGCTGCAGGGCCTTCACCAGCTTTACCGACACGTCCACCGAATGGTAGAAGAACGGAATCTGCCAGCCCTGCCAGAACCCGCCCGGGTCCAGCGACACCACCGCGCCGAGTACGCCGCCGCGCCGGGCCAGCTCCAGTACCAGGCGGGCGCCCATGGAGCTGCCCACGGCATCAATCCCGAGCAGGTCGTGTTGGGTGAGAAAGCCCGTCACCGCGTCGGCCAAGGTGGCGATGGAGTGGATGCCGTTCAGCTGGGGGGTTTCGCCGTGGCCGGGCAAATCGACGGCAATAACGTCGCGCTCGGCGGCCAGGGCGTCGATAATCGTGTTCCAAGACCGCCAGCTGCCGCCGATGCCGTGAACCAGTAACAGGGGACGGCCGGTGCCGCGGCGGACAAAATGCAACTCCATAAAAGGGAAGAATAAAAACGCGTGAAAAAGAACGTACCGCCCTGTAACAGCCGGCCCGCCGAAATGGCTAAACGAGGCCTGCCCAAAAACGAAATACGGCCCCGAAGGGCCGCAAGCCGCGGGGTAGTGCCCGTGCCTTCCAATGGCCCGCGGCAGACCCGTCGCTTTCACGGCCCTTTTCGGGCCCCTTAGCCTACGGCCGGTTACGGTCGGCTTTAAGGTGCCTCATCACCAGAGCAACCACCTGCGCCCTGTTCTGCAACAGCCACGGGCCGAAGGTAAACGAGGCCCGTTCACTTGAAGGAGGGTATGTTTAGCAATATGCTGAACCCATCACCTAGTATTCGAGCAATTAGAATGCTTTCTGTAATGAGTTTGGGCCTTGTATGCCTTGCACATGCATCAAGCGCGCAAGTGCCCAATTTGCAGGCGTATAAACAAGCCAAAGTTATTCTTCACATCGATAAGACCCCCAAGAAGAAAGTAGAGGGGGTGACTTTTTTCTTTGGTGGAGGCCCCGGCAACGACAGCATCCTTTTTTATGTTGAGAATCGCCGGCTTCAAACCATCGTGCCCGCCCCTGTTTTTCAAGAGGGCAATTGGCTAAAAAGTATCGGCGAGGTGCATTTCGGCTTGAACCACCCGCCCAAGACCATTCGCGTGATTGCTGTTTCGCTAAAACAGAAACAGTACATCAGCTTGCGTGTAGACCGCCGGTACCAACTGATTCGCATGGATTTTTATCCTGATTCGTCTTATGTGACGAAAACAAACAGACCCCTAATTTTTGAGTAGTTCCGTTCACGGCAAGGGCGGTTAAGAGTCTATCAAAACGGTAATTTAAACCATACACCTCAACCATAAGCCTTATGCAGCCAGTTCCCGCGGGGGCGTGCAGAGCGAGGTTACAAAATCTTCCGTCAGCTCATCCAGCGAGTGAATGCGCCGGTGCGCTTCGTGGGCCTCATCGGCTTCGAGGTGCGCGTAGTTGCCTCGCATAATGCGCACCGTACGAAACCCCAGGGGCTTGATGCCTACAAAGTCCTTGCGCGGGTTGTCGCCCACGTAAATTACCTCGCCGGGGGCCACGTGTTCGCGCCGACAAATCAAATCAAACACGTGCGGGTCGGGCTTGGCCCGGTGCCGGCCATACCGGTTGGTGAGGTAGGCATGGCGCACGCGGCCGGCCAGGCCCAAGCCAGTCACCTTGCGCGCCTGCACTTCCTTATGGCCATCGGTGACGATATAAAGCGGCTGGCTACTGAAGCGCGTGAGGCAGCGCTCGGCATCGGGATAGAGCGCAAGTGCCGGAATATGATGCCGATAAGTCCGCAGGCAAGCGCCAACCAACGCTTTGGACCAGCGGCCGTGCTGGTGCAGCACGTTATCAAATACCTCGCCCCGGCCCATGGTGGCTTCCTCGGCAATCATGCCCGCGGCCAGCGCTTCGGCCGGCACGCCCAGCAGCGGGCTCAGGAACTCGGCCACCGCCCGGAAGCCGCTGTGCACGTAGCTCAATTCGGGGTAGAGCGTGTCGTCGAGGTCAAAAACGAGAACGGGCATGGCGCTGCGCTTAATGAGGAATGAATAATTAAGAATGAGGAATTGGTCGCTGGGCTAATGCTTCATTCCTCATTCAAAATTCCTCATTATGATATCGGCTGCTGCCCGCACCTGGCGCAACGGTCCCGCCGCAGGCTGGAACGGAAACAGGTTTAAATCGGCCTCCGCCGCCTCCTGCAAAAACCAGAAAAACGAATCTACTCCGGCCGCGATGCCCAATGTGGAGGCCCCCCCAAAGCGGCAGTTGCACTCAATAATGTGCAGCCCGCCATCGGGGGTGAGCAGGGCTTGCAGCACGAGCGGGCCGTACAAGCCCAGCTTTTCGACAATGGGAACGAGGCGGGACACCAGGCCGGGGGCGTCCAGCGTGGTTGTTATCTGCGATTCGCCGTGAATGATGACGTCGCGGGTGCGGGGCACCAGGCCGCGCACTTTGCCGCTGCGGTCCACGTAGGCATCCACGCTGATTTCCCGGCCCTCGACAAAGGGCTGAAAAATGGGCTCCTGCAGCGCGTGCGCATGGGTCAGGGCCGCCGCTTCCGGTAGGTTGAGGCCCAGGCTCAGAGAGCCCGCGCCGTGCCTTTCCTTCACCACAAAGCCGGGCGTGGCCGAGCCGTGAACATCGGTGGTGATGCCCAGTGCATCCAGCCCCAGGGCCGCGGGGATGATGGGCAAGCCGTTTTCCTGGCCAAAAGTTGAGAACTCCAGCTTGTCGATGCAGCGGTTTATGGCCTCCAGCGCACTTACCAGCACGGCAATGCCGGCCTCGGCCAGCGCGGCGCGGTGCCGGCTCCAGAAGGCCAGCTCGCCGTCGCGGGTGGGAATAATGTGTCCAATGCCGTGGTCGAGGCAGTAGCGGATGATTTCCGGCAGGTGCTCATCGGCGGTGGCCGGCATATGCCAGAATGCATCGGTGAAGTGCTGGGCCAGGCAGGCATGGTTCATGTCGCCGCCTACTACTTTCATGTCGGGGTGCAGGCGTTTCGCAGCGGCCTGCACGGCGCGCACCAGTGGCACCTTGGCCGCTACGCTACTGATGAGCACATGGCCGGGCGCTTTAGTGGCCGGAGCATCGCCCCGGGCTTGCTCGTAGGCGATGATTTGGGGGATGGCCAATTCCAACGTGGTGGGCGGCAGCCAATCTATCTGGCTCGACCACCGCGTCATATCGGCCTGCGAGGCTTCGAATGGAATATCCGACGCCACGTACTTGGCCCGCAGGTCGGGGAAGTTTTGCCGCAGTACCTCCACTACTTCGCTCACGCGGCGGGCTTGGCCAGTGCCCAGGTTGATGATGCCCGTCACGGTTTCGGCCGCGGCGAGGCGCAGCATACCTTCGGCCGTGTCGGCGGCGTAGAGGTAGTCGAAGAACGACTCGGCGCCATACACCGTGATTTCTTCGCCAGCCAGCAGCATGCGCACCCAGCGCGAGGTGATGTCGCGCCCGTTGCGGCCGTAGCCGCGGTAGATGCGCGGAATGGCCGTGCTGAACTGCTCGCCCCGAAAGGTTTGCAAAAAGCGCAGCTCAATTTCGTGCGCCAGCTTGGCCATGCCCGTCAGGTTGCGGGGCAGGATGGGGTCGTCTTCGCGCAGGCTGCGGGCCTGGGCCGGCACCTCGGCAAAGTTGTAGAGCGCGGGGTCGTATATGAGGTAGCTCGAGGCAAACACCACGCGGCGGAGCGAAGGCAGGTCCTTCTGCACCGTCATCAGGTGGTGGCTCAGGCGCACGTTGTGCTGGAAGTTCTCTTCCCAGAACCCGTAGGTTTCCGTTGAGCGCTCGAAAGTGGCCGCGAGGTGGATGAACAGGTCGGGCCCGAAAGCGCCGATTTCCTGCTCGGTGAGGTAGTTCAGGTCGCCCTGCCGGTATTGGAAGCGGACCGGGAAATCCGCCGGCCGGGGCTTGATGTCGCCGACCAACACCTGAATATCGGCGGGCAAGGTAGCCAGGCGGCGCACCATTTCCTGGCCAATAACGCCGGCGCCGCCGCTGATGAAAATTCGTTTAAAGGGCAGAACCAAAGGTTGTGGCATAGTCGGTGGCCAGTTGGCCGTGCATCAGTGAGTCGGCAAAGGTATCCGGAGCCAGGCGCACGTGCTGGCGCAGGCGCCCTTCGAGCCGGAAGCCAGCTTCTTCCAGGATGGCGACGTGCGCGGGCCGGATGTCGTAGGTCTCGGTGAACAAGCGGTTGAATTTCAGCCCAACAAAAGCGGCCTGGCCCAACAGGCGCAGGTGGGCGAGAAAGTCATCCCGGTATGTTTCCGGCGCCGCAGCCCGCGCGGGATCGGCCAGAAAGGAGACTTCGGCCCGGCTGTCGGGCCAAGAGATGTGCACGAGGCCCCCATAGGCTACCAGCTCGTCGTGGTGCAGAAGTGAAAAGAGCAGTTGCCCCGGCTTTTCCTGGTCAAACAAAGGCATTACCACACGCTGGAAATAAGCGTCTTGCTGCTCGGCCGTGAGCGGCTCGGCTTGGCGCAGCACCTCCAGCTGGGCATTGCGCCAGGCCCGGATGGGCTCCCGGTCTTCGTAGCGAATGGGAATGAGCCGGTAGTTTTCCCAGCGGTGTTCGGTTTGGGGGAGGGGGATGTAGGTGGTCAAGGCAAACGGTAGATGCGTGGCCGTAAAAAGGCCGTCATGCTGAGCGCAGCCGAAGCATCTCGCTCGCATGGTTAAACGATTGGTTTAGTGACAGCACGCGAGATGCTTCGGCTGCGCTCAGCATGACGTGCTAATTAGAATCAGATAACCAAGTAAGAAATCAGCGGATTGAGCGGGCTGCGGCGCAGGGCGTAGTTGGCCACGCCGAATACCTCGTCGAAGGCCAGCGTCTCGCCGGGGAATTCCGGGCAGTTAAGCTCATCAAACGCCACCACGGCGCCCTTGGTCAGGCGGGGGCGGATGGCTTCGAGGCAGGCCTTGGTGGGGGCATAGATGTCGAAGTCGAAGTAGGCGAAGGCGATGACGGTTTCGGGGTGGTCCTTCAGGTAGCGGGGCACGGTTTCGGAGGCGTCGCCGGCCACCAGCTCAAACTTGCGCTTGTGCGGAATGGGGCTGTCGGCCTCGTGCAGGGCCAGGATGTGGGAGAGGTATTCCTGGTAGTTCTTCGTCACGCCGTAGTCGCCTTCTTTCACCTGGTCGCCGTCCTTGGGGTCTACCGACGGAAAGCCGCCGAAAGTGTCGAAGCCAATGATTTTGCGGTTGTAATTGAACGGCTCGTAGATGCCGCGCAGTGCGTGCATCAAAGCCAGGTTCTGGCCCCAGCGCACGCCAAACTCCATGGCCACGCCGTGCACCGGAATGATTTGCTGGTAGAGCTCCGTGAAAAACAGCAGGCGCGAAAACGTTTGCCGGTTCAGGTACAGCCCCAGGTTGTTGAGCAGCTCGGTGTTGGGGATGGGCGACTCGCGCAGGGTTTGGGCGAAGTTTTCGCGGCGGGCCTGCTCGGGAACAGGGGCTCCGCTGAGGACGGAAATGGGGGCGGTGGCGGACATAAGAAAAGCTGAGCGGCGACTACGCCGGCTGCAAAAATGCGACAATACTGCGGCCCAAGCCTACGCCGGCCATGGCCTCGTAGTAGGCCGCCACGGCGGGCAGCGGGGCGGTGCGCAGCAACAGGTTGTCCTGCTCGACACGGGCGCGGTGGGCGCTTTTGCCGGCCGCACGGTCCATTACGTAGTTGGTAGCTGGGTTTAGCAGGTTAAGGTCAATGGGTTGGTCGGCAATGGCTTTTGAAACGTGCCAGCCAGTGGCCTGGGCCAGGTTGCGCAGGCCGGTTTGGTTGAAGTAGGAAAGGTGGTCGGGCAGTACCACCCAGAACGGCCGGTCGATGTGGCCACCGTCGAGTAAGTGCTGCTGCAGGGCCGAAAAATCGTTGGGCACGTCCACCATCAGCACGCCATTGGGCTTCACCAGCGCCCGGCAAAGGCGGAATAACTCAGCGGGCTCGAGTACGTGCTCCAGCACATTGTCCAGCCACAGCACATCAAACTGCTGGCCCGCCGCCACGAGCTTTTCCAGTTCCTCGTACAAGTCGCCGGTGCGCAGCCGCTCCCGCAGCGCCGGATGAAACTTCTCCAGGCTGAAGCTGCTGAAATCCATCCCAAGCACCTCCCAGCCCTGGCGCTGAAAATAATCTAAGGCCCAGCCTTCGCCACAGCCAATATCGAGGAAAGACCCAGCGGGAAGTTGAGCTACATCTGTTGCTTCAGCAGCTGATGCCTCAACGTCGCTGGTGCCTTGGTTGCGCAAATCCGCCAGCACCCAGTGCCGCAGCTTCAGCTTGCCCTCAATGTGCTCCAGCTCTTCGGGCGGGTAGCTGGCCTGGTAGGTGGTCAAATTTTCCTGGTAGTAGCGCTGGGCGTAGTAATCGCGCAGCTCCTCCGGCGTGGGCTTGTGCTTGATTTCGTAAAAGCCAAACTCGTTCAGGCGCAGGGTATCGGGCAGGTTCATGTGGTTTTTTGCTCGATGTGCGCGTTCAGAGCCATGATTTCGGGGTGGGCTTCGAGCAGGGCCAGCAGGTCGGCCACGCGAAGCTCTGCCGCGCCGTATTGCTCAATCAGGGCGCGCAGTACTTCGTAGTCTTCGGCCGTGTCGAGCGTGATGCGGAAGCGGCTGAGGTCGCCGCCGGGCCATACTTCGTCGCGGTAAATCACGCGGCCGGCCGTGGCCGGTTTGGCCTTGATATAGGGCGTCACGTGCTCCCGCTCGTAGGGCAGCGTGGCATTGGCATAGGCTTCGGCCAGCAGCTCCATCGAGAAAATCTCGAAGTCGAGTCCCCGGGGAAAGGTGCGGACGATGGAGTTGGAGCGGTAAACCAGCGGGTTGCCTTCCTCGAGGTAGCGCGCCACGGCAGCCCCAATCAGGGGGCCATCCACCAAAGGGCAGTCACTGGTGACGCGTACAATGACGTCGAGGTCGAATTTCTGAGCCGTTTCGTAGTAGCGGGCCAGCACGTCAGCTTCACTGCCGCGGTGGTAGGGCAGCTGGTTGGCTTCGGCGTAGGCGGCCAGCACGTCGTCGGCGGGCTCAGTGGTGGTGGCCAGGATTACGGGCAGGCCACTTTGGCACAGCCGGGTCACGTGATAGTCGAGCAGCGGGCGGCCCGCGGCGGGCAGCAGCACCTTACTTGGTAGCCGGGTGCTGCCCATCCGCACCTGCGAAATGATTCCGGCGCGCTGCATCAGGCGGTGGTTTTCTCGAGCAGGTACACCACGTCCTGGTTGCCGCGCTCGGCGTCGTTGATGTAGGGGTATAGCTTCTGCTTCACGAGGCGCAGCTCCGGGAAATTATCCAGGAAGACCTGGGCAAAGTCGGTTTTCCAAAGGAAACCTTCGTTGCCGCGGTACTTGATGGGCGTGGTTTCGGGGGCGTAGTACTCGTAGCCCATGATGTAGCGGCTGGAGCAGCGCACCATTTCGCCCATGATGCGCGGCAGGTCTTCGGGCGCAATGTGAATGAGCACGCCGTTGGTGCATACCACGTCGAAGTAATTGTCTTTGAACGGCAGGTCGAAGCCGCTGCCTTGCAGGATGTTCACCCCCCGTACAAAGTCGCGCGCCTTCTCCACGGCGTATTGCTGCAGCTCAATGCCGTACAGGTTGGTGAAGCCAGCGGCTTGCAACCCCACCAGCTGCATGCCGGTGTTGCAGCCCACTTCCAGAATACGGGCATCGCGCGGCAGGTCACTGAGGAATTCGGCGTTCATCTCCAGCTTGGTATGGCCGTAGAGGTCGCGGTAAAAGGCGTTCCACTCGTCGAGCGGGCGGGAGTTGCGGTCGGTGTATTCCCGGCCGAAATCGCCGGCCCAGAAATCCTCTTGTTGGGTGTGCTGCAAGGTTATTTGGCAATTAAAGAACGTCATGCTGAGCGCAGGCGAAGCATCTCTACCGCTTCGTTGAATCGATTGAATTACTGCTGCAATAGAGATGCTTCGGCTCCGCTCAGCATGACGTGCTGTGATATAGTTTTATTCTTCGTGCTTCTGGACAAATTCCGAAATGCACGCTACCACATAGTCCTGTTCTTCATCCGTCAAGGTCGGGAAAAGCGGAATGCTGAGGCAGTGGGCATAGTAGTCTTCCACCAATGGAAAGTCGCCCGCTTTCCAGCCCAAGCCCTCATAATAGGGCATGCGGTGCACCGGGATGTAGTGCACCTGGGCAAAAATCTGTTTGGTTTTGAGGAAGTCGTAGAGGCCTTTGCGGTTGGCTACCTCGATGACGTAGAGGTGGTAGGCGTGGCCGGGGCGGCCGGGAGCCAGCACTCTCACGCCGGGCACTGGGGCAAAAGCGGCGTCGTAGCGGGCGGCTAGCGCCCGGCGACGAGCCAAGCCTTCGTCGGCGCGGGCGAGCTGGCTCAGGCCGAGGGCGCAGTTGAGGTCGGGCAGGCGGTAGTTGTAGCCCAATTCCTGCATTTCCATGTACCAACCGCCATCGGGCTCGCGCTTGAGGTCGGCGGGGTCGCGGGTGATGCCGTGGGTGCGCAGGCGCAGCAAGTGGTGAAACAGCGGCTCGCTGTTGGTGGTAATCATGCCGCCCTCGCCGGTGGCAATGTGTTTGACCGGGTGGAAGCTGAAAATGGCCAGGGCGGCAAAGTTGCCGTTGCCGCAAAGCTGCTCCCGGCCCTTGGAGTCAATGAAAAAACCGCCCGGGGCATGGCAGGAGTCTTCAATTATCCAAAGACCAAACTCGTCGGCGAGCTGGCGGGCCGCTTCCAAATCGACGGCCAGCCCGGCAAAATCCACGGGAATCAAGCCCGTGAAGTAGCCTTTGGGGTGCGCCTCGAGCAGCGCCCGAACCCTCAGCAAATCGATAAGCCCGGTGGCGGGGTCAATGTCCGCGAAATGAACCTCGCCGCCGCAGTAGCGCACGCAGTTGGCCGAGGCCGCAAACGTGAGGGGCGTGGTGATAACGCGCTGGCCCGGCTGCACATTGAGCGCCAGGGCGCAAAGGTGCAGGGCTGCCGTGCCGTTGCTCACGGCCACGGCATACCTGGCGCCTACGTAGGCAGCGAATTGCTTCTCAAACTCGGCCACGGTGGGGCCTTGCGTGAGGTAGTCGGCGTGCAGGGCCGCCGTCACGGCCGCTACATCGGCGTCCGTAATGTGTTGGCGGCCGTAGGGCAGGGCCCGGGTAGGCTGGAAGGCTGTTTCAGGCATGGGCCGGTGAGAAGTTAGACAGCGAAATGGGCGTCGACGTGCAGCCGGATTTCGTCCCGAATCTGCTCGGCGTTGAGCCATTCTTGGTTGTTGGCCGAGTCGTAATGGAAGCCCAACGGCACGCGCTTGCCGTTGAATTCGGCAATGAACTTGTCCACGTCCCAGGTCGGCATCGACGGCAGGATGACGTAGTAGCGGTCCAGCTCCACGGTGCTCAGGGCGTCGGTTTCGGTAATCATGGCCTCGTGCAGCTTCTCGCCGGGGCGGATGCCCACAATCTGCTGCTCGCACTCCGGGCCGATGGCGCGGGCCACTTCCGTGATTTTGTAGCTGGGGATTTTGGGTACGAATATCTCGCCGCCCCAGGAGTGCTCCAGCGCATACAGCACCAAATCCACGCCTTCTTCGAGCGAGATGTTGAAGCGCGTCATGTCGGGGTGGGTGATGGGCAGCACGCCTTTGTGGCGCTCCTGCAAAAAGAACGGTACTACCGACCCGCGCGAGCCGATTACGTTGCCGTAGCGCACCACCGAAAAGCGTAGGTCGCGCGCGCCTTTCATGTTGTTGGCGGCCACAAAGAGCTTGTCCGAGCAGAGCTTGGTGGCGCCGTAGAGGTTGATGGGGGCCGCGGCTTTGTCGGTGCTCAGGGCCACTACTTCCTTCACGCCGCAGTCGAGGGCGGCGTTGATGACGTTCTCGGCCCCGAAGATGTTGGTCTTGATGCACTCCATCGGGTTGTACTCGGCGGCGGGCACTTGCTTGAGGGCCGCGGCGTGAATCACGATGTCGATGCCTTCGCAGGCGCGGTGCATGCGCTCGCCATCGCGCACATCGCCTATGAAATAGCGGATGGCCGGGTACTTGGCCGGGCTAAACTCCTGGCTCATTTCGTACTGCTTGAGCTCGTCGCGCGAGAACACCACGAGGCGCTTCACCTGCGGGAATTTTTCGAAAACGGTGCGCACGAACTGCTTGCCGAACGAGCCGGTGCCGCCCGTAACGAGGATGGATTTGTGGTTGAGGTCGAGAGCCATGAAAAAGGGGAAGCCGAATAGGACCACAAAAGTAGGTGAATGCGGGTTGGCTGCCTCACCTGCCATAGTGGTGCGGGCTTTTCCAGCGGCCAACTATTTGCCAGTCATACGGCTGCGTCTTTTGGCTTAACCGGTAATTCCCATGGATTCCTATTCGCAAATCGTTATTTCGGCCGTGGAAGCGGCCCGGCATTCCGTCGTGAAGATTGACGTACGGAAGAAAAACAAGCAGCAAAAACTGGCCCCGGTAGGGTCGGGCTCCGGGTTTTTGTTTTCCACCGACGGCTACGTCTTCACCAACAGCCACGTGGTGCACGGGGCGGAAGACATCCGCCTCACCTTCACCGACGGGGGCGAGCACCCGGCCACGCTGGTCGGCGAAGACCCCGATTCGGACCTGGCCCTGCTGCACACGCCGGCCGCGGGGCACCCGGCCGCCCGGCTCGGCGACTCCGCGGCCATTCAAATCGGCCAGCTTGTCATTGCCATTGGCAACCCCTACGGCTTCCAGCACACCGTAACCAGCGGCGTGGTGAGTGCGCTGGGCCGTACCCTGCGCACCGAAACCGGGCGCCTGATTGACAACATCATCCAGACCGATGCCGCCCTGAACCCCGGCAATAGCGGCGGGCCGCTTATCGACGCCGACGGGCAGGTGCTGGGCGTGAACACGGCCACCATTCGGGGCGCGCAGGGGCTGTGCTTTGCCATCGGCATCAACACGGCCACGACCATTCTGCCCGCCCTGCTCACCGAAGGACGGGTGCGGCGCGGCTACCTGGGGCTCATGACCCAGCAGATTGCCCTGCACCCGCGGGTGGTGAACTTTCACCAATTGCCCACCCACCAGGCCTTGTTTGTGGTGAGTGTGGAGGCGGGCTCGCCAGCCGAGGTGGGCGGCCTGCGCGAAGGCGACTTTGTGGTGGCATTTGCCGACCAGCCCGTGGCCAGCAGCGACGACCTGTTCCGGTTGCTGACGCACGAAAAAATCGGGGCGTTTCATTACCTCACCGTCCTGCGCGGCCAGCAAATACTCGACCTGCGCATCACGCCCGTCGACAACAGCGCGGGCCAGGCCCGGGTGCGGCCAGTGGCCGCGTAAGTGGCGGGAAGGGAGC
This region of Hymenobacter sedentarius genomic DNA includes:
- the pseB gene encoding UDP-N-acetylglucosamine 4,6-dehydratase (inverting) produces the protein MALDLNHKSILVTGGTGSFGKQFVRTVFEKFPQVKRLVVFSRDELKQYEMSQEFSPAKYPAIRYFIGDVRDGERMHRACEGIDIVIHAAALKQVPAAEYNPMECIKTNIFGAENVINAALDCGVKEVVALSTDKAAAPINLYGATKLCSDKLFVAANNMKGARDLRFSVVRYGNVIGSRGSVVPFFLQERHKGVLPITHPDMTRFNISLEEGVDLVLYALEHSWGGEIFVPKIPSYKITEVARAIGPECEQQIVGIRPGEKLHEAMITETDALSTVELDRYYVILPSMPTWDVDKFIAEFNGKRVPLGFHYDSANNQEWLNAEQIRDEIRLHVDAHFAV
- a CDS encoding S1C family serine protease, whose amino-acid sequence is MDSYSQIVISAVEAARHSVVKIDVRKKNKQQKLAPVGSGSGFLFSTDGYVFTNSHVVHGAEDIRLTFTDGGEHPATLVGEDPDSDLALLHTPAAGHPAARLGDSAAIQIGQLVIAIGNPYGFQHTVTSGVVSALGRTLRTETGRLIDNIIQTDAALNPGNSGGPLIDADGQVLGVNTATIRGAQGLCFAIGINTATTILPALLTEGRVRRGYLGLMTQQIALHPRVVNFHQLPTHQALFVVSVEAGSPAEVGGLREGDFVVAFADQPVASSDDLFRLLTHEKIGAFHYLTVLRGQQILDLRITPVDNSAGQARVRPVAA